The proteins below are encoded in one region of Rhizobacter sp.:
- the uvrA gene encoding excinuclease ABC subunit UvrA produces the protein MLRANSVEAPVLRVRGARTHNLKNVDLDIPRNQLVVITGLSGSGKSSLAFDTLYAEGQRRYVESLSAYARQFLQLMDKPDVDVIEGLSPAISIEQKATSHNPRSTVGTVTEIHDYLRLLYARAGTPFCPEHKLPLQAQSVSQMVDAALALPEGTKLMVLAPVVRDRKGEFAELFADMQAQGYVRFRIDGATFDATDVPKLKKAEKHDIDIVIDRVKVQEGLQQRLAESFEAALRNAEGRAIALEMDSGKEHLFSNRFACPICSYSLSELEPRLFSFNSPVGACPSCDGLGQVTAFDPERVVAFPSLSLASGAVKGWDRRNGYTFSLLESVAKHYKFDIDTPFEDLSKQARQVLLYGSAEEEISFTYEADGPKGKTRSVKRKHPFEGIIPNLERRYRETDSAAVREDLARYQAAKPCPTCHGTRLRTEARHVFLQGDGEAVSGKEPGEPIYRIEHQTLRECLAYFEQLKLKGAKAEIADKVIREIRSRLKFLNDVGLNYLSLDRSADTLSGGEAQRIRLASQIGSGLTGVMYVLDEPSIGLHQRDNDRLIGTLRHLRDIGNSVLVVEHDEDAIRAADHVIDMGPGAGVHGGEVIAQGTPADVAASKESLTGRYLAGVLKIPVPKQRRRLQDMDEPQTLRIVNARGNNLKGVTAEIPVGLFTCVTGVSGSGKSTLVNDTLYAAVARKLYGSHAEPEPHDTIDGLDLLDKVISVDQSPIGRTPRSNPATYTGLFTPIRELFAEVPTARERGYGPGRFSFNVAGGRCEACQGDGVLKVEMHFLPDVYVPCDVCHGKRYNRETLEVLYKGKNITEVLNLTVEDAHEYFNAVPNIARKLQTLLDVGLGYIRLGQSATTLSGGEAQRVKLALELSKRDTGRTLYILDEPTTGLHFADIDLLLKVLHQLRDAGNTIVVIEHNLDVIKTADWLIDMGPEGGAGGGTVVAAGTPEEVAAHPASHTGHYLRPLLR, from the coding sequence ATGCTCCGTGCCAACTCCGTGGAAGCACCCGTTCTGCGGGTGCGAGGCGCGCGCACCCACAACCTCAAGAACGTCGACCTCGACATCCCGCGCAACCAGCTGGTGGTGATCACCGGGCTGTCGGGCTCGGGCAAGTCGAGCCTCGCGTTCGACACGCTGTATGCCGAAGGGCAGCGGCGCTACGTCGAAAGCTTGAGTGCGTATGCGCGGCAGTTCCTGCAGCTGATGGACAAGCCCGACGTCGACGTGATCGAGGGCCTGTCGCCCGCGATCAGCATCGAGCAGAAGGCGACCAGCCACAACCCGCGCTCCACCGTGGGCACGGTGACCGAGATCCACGACTACCTGCGCCTGCTCTATGCCCGGGCCGGCACGCCCTTCTGCCCCGAGCACAAGCTGCCGCTGCAGGCACAGAGCGTGAGCCAGATGGTCGATGCGGCGCTCGCGTTGCCCGAGGGCACCAAGCTCATGGTGCTGGCGCCGGTGGTGCGCGACCGCAAGGGCGAGTTCGCCGAACTGTTTGCCGACATGCAGGCGCAGGGCTACGTGCGTTTTCGCATCGACGGCGCGACCTTCGACGCAACCGACGTGCCCAAGCTCAAGAAGGCCGAGAAGCACGACATCGACATCGTGATCGACCGGGTGAAGGTGCAGGAAGGTTTGCAGCAGCGCCTGGCCGAAAGTTTCGAGGCCGCGCTGCGCAACGCCGAAGGGCGCGCCATCGCGCTGGAGATGGACAGCGGCAAGGAACACCTCTTCAGCAACCGCTTCGCCTGCCCGATCTGCAGCTACAGCTTGAGCGAACTGGAGCCGCGCCTCTTCTCGTTCAACTCGCCGGTGGGCGCCTGCCCGAGCTGCGACGGCCTGGGCCAGGTGACCGCGTTCGACCCCGAACGGGTCGTCGCCTTCCCCTCGCTCAGCCTCGCCAGCGGCGCGGTGAAGGGCTGGGACCGCCGCAACGGCTACACCTTCTCGCTGCTCGAGAGCGTGGCCAAGCACTACAAGTTCGACATCGACACGCCGTTCGAAGACCTCTCCAAGCAAGCCCGCCAGGTGCTGCTCTATGGCTCGGCCGAGGAAGAGATCAGCTTCACCTACGAAGCCGACGGCCCCAAGGGCAAGACGCGCAGCGTCAAGCGCAAGCACCCCTTCGAAGGGATCATCCCCAACCTGGAGCGGCGCTACCGCGAGACCGACTCGGCCGCCGTGCGCGAAGACCTCGCCCGCTACCAGGCCGCGAAGCCCTGCCCCACCTGCCACGGCACCCGCCTGCGCACCGAAGCGCGCCACGTCTTCCTGCAAGGCGACGGCGAGGCCGTCTCTGGCAAAGAGCCTGGCGAGCCGATCTACCGCATCGAGCACCAGACGCTGCGCGAGTGCCTCGCGTACTTCGAGCAGCTGAAGCTCAAAGGCGCCAAGGCCGAGATCGCCGACAAGGTGATCCGCGAGATCCGCTCGCGCCTCAAGTTCCTCAACGACGTCGGCCTCAACTACCTGAGCCTCGACCGCAGCGCCGACACGCTCTCGGGCGGCGAGGCCCAGCGCATCCGCCTTGCCTCGCAGATCGGCTCGGGCCTGACCGGCGTGATGTACGTGCTCGACGAGCCGAGCATCGGCCTGCACCAGCGCGACAACGACCGTCTCATCGGCACGCTGCGCCACCTGCGCGACATCGGCAACTCGGTGCTGGTGGTCGAGCACGACGAAGACGCGATCCGTGCCGCCGACCATGTGATCGACATGGGCCCCGGCGCCGGTGTGCACGGTGGCGAGGTGATCGCGCAAGGCACGCCGGCCGACGTGGCGGCGAGCAAGGAGTCGCTCACCGGCCGCTACCTCGCCGGTGTGCTGAAGATCCCGGTGCCGAAGCAGCGCCGCCGCCTGCAAGACATGGACGAGCCTCAGACGCTGCGCATCGTCAACGCCCGCGGCAACAACCTGAAGGGCGTGACGGCCGAGATCCCGGTTGGGCTCTTCACCTGCGTGACCGGCGTGTCGGGTTCGGGCAAGTCGACACTCGTCAACGACACCTTGTACGCAGCGGTCGCCCGCAAGCTCTACGGCAGCCACGCCGAGCCCGAGCCGCACGACACCATCGACGGGCTGGACCTCCTCGACAAGGTCATCAGCGTCGACCAGAGCCCCATCGGCCGCACGCCGCGCAGCAACCCCGCCACCTACACCGGGCTCTTCACGCCGATCCGCGAGCTCTTTGCCGAAGTGCCCACCGCCCGAGAGCGCGGCTACGGCCCGGGCCGCTTCAGCTTCAACGTGGCCGGCGGCCGCTGCGAGGCCTGCCAGGGCGACGGCGTGCTGAAGGTCGAGATGCACTTCCTGCCCGACGTCTACGTGCCCTGCGACGTGTGCCACGGCAAGCGCTACAACCGCGAGACGCTGGAGGTGCTCTACAAGGGCAAGAACATCACCGAGGTGCTCAACCTCACGGTGGAAGACGCGCACGAGTACTTCAACGCCGTGCCCAACATCGCGCGCAAGCTGCAGACGCTGCTCGACGTGGGCCTCGGCTACATCCGCCTCGGGCAAAGCGCGACCACGCTCTCGGGCGGCGAGGCGCAGCGCGTGAAGCTCGCACTCGAACTCAGCAAGCGCGACACCGGCCGCACGCTCTACATCCTCGACGAGCCCACCACCGGCCTGCACTTCGCCGACATCGATCTCTTGCTCAAGGTGCTGCACCAGCTGCGCGACGCGGGCAACACCATCGTCGTGATCGAGCACAACCTCGACGTCATCAAGACCGCCGACTGGTTGATCGACATGGGGCCCGAGGGGGGAGCGGGTGGCGGAACGGTGGTCGCGGCCGGCACGCCGGAAGAGGTAGCGGCCCACCCGGCGAGCCACACGGGGCACTACCTCAGGCCGTTGTTGCGGTAG
- a CDS encoding PAS domain S-box protein — MPPAPLPADESQRLARLHATGILDTAPEESFNALVQCAAELCGTPIAAISLVDAQREWFKAVHGWDDLPVREIPRAISFCNHTLVSEGLFEVHDAAHDVRFAHSPFVTGVPHIRGYAGAPLVVDGEVLGALCVVDSRPRTLSDAQRQSLVQLARVASTLIANRHVTPPADDERHRLLDFARASGDWMWETDASLRYTWVSSTFEAVTGLSPGSVRGQLLEDAPLLDGLGQPLGGGRSLHALLQRRQPITRVITDKATARGVLQVSRSAVPVFDADGEFTGYRGTARDVSAHIAAERRTHAQGELLRKLSSQVPGVIFQLWMQRDGTPFYTYASDATRELFGVEPPRNGDGGDASVVCRMLHPDDAVDFVPSLMAASRTLRPWQREFRIIRDGGVRWIEVRAVPERHAEGGTLWHGFCSDVTARKETELALRSSEERWSLAAEAAGIGIAELDLDSGRMNFDARACANHGLRFPQGDYRLNDWLAAIHPSDRYAVQARLEHALATGGMLEARYRQQRPDGSEATLEIFARCTLGEAQRPVGMVGTCRDVTQQAAHEQLRHDKEAAERASRAKSEFLSRVSHELRTPLNGILGFAQLMAIDRVHPLEPDQARRLDSVLRAGRHLLELINDMLNLARIEQEDFSLASTPVNLAATLQTCFTLIQPMADSAGVRLAAPPRRAHWALADARAVEQVLLNLLSNAIKYNRPAGTVKVTLSRGDEHMFVAVTDEGEGLSETQQARLFQPFNRLGAEQKRVEGTGLGLVIARQLAASMGGELKVTSRPGKGSTFTLSLPAGTAPTGTRHRADPRDPLPPEPTTAHRQVLYVEDEPLNVLLMQEVFKARPQWALHIATDGQGGLAAARAQHHDLLLIDMNLPDMNGLELIRALRADPRTSGLQCIALSADAMQAQIDAALAAGFDGYWTKPINVASMLEGLGQALEQPPSR; from the coding sequence ATGCCGCCTGCGCCTCTGCCCGCTGACGAATCCCAACGGCTGGCCAGGCTTCACGCGACGGGCATCCTCGACACCGCCCCCGAAGAGAGTTTCAACGCGCTCGTGCAGTGCGCCGCCGAACTCTGCGGCACGCCGATCGCCGCGATCAGCCTGGTCGACGCACAGCGCGAATGGTTCAAGGCCGTGCACGGCTGGGACGACCTGCCGGTGCGCGAGATCCCGCGCGCCATCTCCTTCTGCAACCACACGCTCGTGAGCGAGGGGCTCTTCGAGGTGCACGACGCGGCGCACGATGTCCGGTTTGCACACAGCCCCTTCGTGACCGGCGTGCCGCACATCCGCGGCTATGCGGGCGCGCCGCTGGTGGTCGACGGCGAGGTGCTGGGCGCACTGTGCGTGGTCGACTCGCGCCCCCGCACGCTGAGCGACGCGCAGCGCCAGAGCCTCGTGCAACTCGCGCGTGTGGCCAGCACGCTGATCGCCAACCGCCACGTCACACCGCCCGCCGACGACGAGCGCCACCGCCTGCTCGACTTCGCGCGCGCCTCGGGCGACTGGATGTGGGAGACCGACGCCTCCCTGCGCTACACCTGGGTGTCGTCGACCTTCGAAGCGGTGACCGGGCTCTCGCCCGGCTCGGTGCGCGGCCAGCTGCTCGAAGACGCGCCCTTGCTCGACGGCCTCGGCCAGCCGCTCGGGGGCGGGCGCAGCCTGCACGCACTGCTGCAGCGGCGCCAGCCGATCACCCGCGTGATCACGGACAAGGCCACCGCGCGCGGCGTGCTGCAGGTGTCGCGCAGCGCGGTGCCGGTGTTCGATGCCGACGGCGAGTTCACCGGCTACCGCGGCACCGCCCGCGACGTGTCGGCGCACATCGCGGCCGAGCGGCGCACGCATGCGCAGGGCGAGCTGCTGCGCAAGCTGTCGTCACAGGTGCCGGGCGTGATCTTCCAGCTCTGGATGCAGCGCGACGGCACGCCCTTCTACACCTACGCGAGCGACGCCACGCGCGAGCTCTTCGGCGTCGAGCCGCCGCGCAACGGCGACGGGGGCGACGCCAGCGTGGTGTGCCGCATGCTGCACCCCGACGACGCCGTCGACTTCGTGCCCAGCCTGATGGCCGCCTCGCGCACGCTGCGGCCCTGGCAGCGCGAATTTCGCATCATCCGCGACGGTGGGGTGCGCTGGATCGAAGTGCGTGCCGTGCCCGAGCGCCATGCCGAAGGCGGCACGCTCTGGCACGGCTTCTGTTCCGACGTGACCGCGCGCAAGGAGACCGAGCTCGCCCTGCGCAGCAGCGAAGAGCGCTGGAGCCTGGCCGCCGAAGCGGCCGGCATCGGCATCGCCGAACTCGACCTCGACAGCGGCCGCATGAACTTCGACGCCCGCGCCTGCGCCAACCACGGCCTCAGGTTCCCGCAGGGCGATTACCGGCTCAACGACTGGCTCGCCGCCATCCACCCGAGCGACCGCTATGCGGTGCAGGCGCGGCTGGAGCACGCGCTGGCCACCGGCGGCATGCTGGAGGCGCGCTACCGCCAGCAGCGGCCCGACGGCAGCGAGGCCACGCTCGAGATCTTCGCCCGCTGCACGCTCGGCGAGGCGCAGCGCCCGGTCGGCATGGTGGGCACCTGCCGCGATGTGACGCAGCAGGCCGCGCACGAGCAGCTGCGCCACGACAAGGAAGCCGCCGAGCGCGCCAGCCGCGCCAAGAGCGAGTTCCTTTCGCGCGTGAGCCACGAGCTGCGCACACCGCTCAACGGCATCCTCGGCTTCGCGCAGCTGATGGCCATCGACCGCGTGCACCCGCTGGAGCCCGACCAGGCCCGCCGCCTCGACAGCGTGCTGCGCGCCGGCCGCCACCTGCTCGAGCTCATCAACGACATGCTCAACCTCGCGCGCATCGAGCAGGAAGACTTCTCGCTCGCCAGCACGCCGGTCAACCTGGCAGCCACGCTGCAGACCTGCTTCACGCTGATCCAGCCGATGGCCGACAGTGCCGGCGTCCGTCTCGCCGCACCGCCACGCCGCGCCCACTGGGCGCTGGCCGATGCGCGCGCAGTGGAGCAGGTGCTGCTCAACCTGCTGTCGAACGCCATCAAGTACAACCGGCCCGCCGGCACGGTGAAGGTCACGCTCTCGCGCGGCGACGAGCACATGTTCGTGGCCGTCACCGATGAAGGCGAAGGCCTCTCGGAGACGCAGCAGGCGCGGCTCTTCCAGCCCTTCAACCGGCTCGGCGCCGAGCAGAAGCGGGTGGAAGGCACCGGCCTCGGCCTCGTGATCGCGCGCCAGCTGGCGGCCTCGATGGGGGGTGAGCTGAAGGTGACGAGCCGCCCCGGCAAGGGTTCGACCTTCACGCTGAGCCTGCCGGCCGGCACCGCCCCCACCGGCACCCGCCACCGCGCCGACCCGCGCGACCCGCTGCCACCCGAGCCCACCACCGCGCACCGCCAGGTGCTCTACGTGGAAGACGAGCCGCTCAACGTGCTCTTGATGCAGGAGGTGTTCAAGGCACGCCCGCAATGGGCGCTGCACATCGCGACCGATGGCCAGGGCGGCCTCGCCGCCGCCCGCGCGCAGCACCACGACCTGCTGCTGATCGACATGAACCTGCCCGACATGAACGGGCTGGAGCTCATCCGCGCCCTGCGCGCCGACCCGCGCACCTCGGGGCTGCAGTGCATCGCACTGTCAGCCGACGCGATGCAGGCGCAGATCGACGCAGCGCTCGCCGCGGGCTTCGACGGCTACTGGACGAAGCCGATCAACGTGGCTTCGATGCTCGAAGGCCTCGGCCAGGCGCTGGAACAGCCCCCCAGTCGCTAG
- a CDS encoding cytochrome b/b6 domain-containing protein: MKVWDLPVRALHLALIGAVAGAWLTTEKWTHWHETIGYTALAIVLMRLVWGVAGGAYARFGQFVRGPRETFGYLAALLRGRASRHLGHNPLGGWMVVLLLGCVLAVGGTGWLCTTDRYWGDETMFALHAGLAWTLVALVALHLCGVLAMSVRHRESLVAAMLHGRKREPHEGDVS, from the coding sequence ATGAAGGTCTGGGACCTGCCCGTCCGCGCCCTCCACCTCGCGCTCATCGGCGCCGTGGCGGGGGCATGGCTCACCACCGAGAAGTGGACGCACTGGCACGAGACCATCGGCTACACGGCGCTTGCCATCGTGCTGATGCGCCTGGTGTGGGGCGTGGCGGGCGGCGCCTATGCGCGCTTCGGGCAGTTCGTGCGCGGCCCGCGCGAGACCTTCGGCTACCTTGCCGCGCTGCTGCGCGGGCGCGCGTCGCGCCACCTCGGCCACAACCCGCTCGGGGGCTGGATGGTGGTGCTGTTGCTCGGCTGCGTGCTCGCGGTCGGCGGCACCGGATGGCTCTGCACCACCGACCGCTACTGGGGCGACGAGACGATGTTCGCGCTGCACGCGGGGCTCGCGTGGACCCTGGTCGCCCTCGTCGCGCTGCACCTCTGCGGCGTGCTCGCGATGAGTGTTCGGCACCGCGAGAGCCTCGTCGCCGCGATGCTGCACGGGCGAAAACGCGAGCCGCACGAGGGCGATGTGAGCTGA
- a CDS encoding PepSY domain-containing protein translates to MKHLFLVATLTLLATGAAQAHGDIKCSTPKAEWRGQMELQSKLVAEGWKVRKVKVENGCYEVYGFDSKGQKAEAFFDPKSFEPVLPAGQAAAK, encoded by the coding sequence ATGAAACACCTCTTCCTCGTTGCCACCCTGACCCTGCTCGCCACGGGCGCCGCCCAAGCCCACGGCGACATCAAGTGCAGCACCCCCAAGGCCGAATGGCGCGGCCAGATGGAGCTGCAAAGCAAGCTCGTCGCCGAAGGCTGGAAGGTGCGCAAGGTGAAGGTCGAGAACGGTTGCTACGAGGTCTACGGCTTCGACTCGAAGGGCCAGAAGGCCGAGGCCTTCTTCGACCCGAAGAGCTTTGAGCCGGTGCTGCCCGCGGGCCAGGCCGCCGCCAAGTGA
- a CDS encoding Fe2+-dependent dioxygenase → MLQHIQQVLTPDEVRTAREILARAPWGDGRVTAGMQSALAKNNEQLPQDCPEARALQQIVLQGLNRHAVFFSAALPKKVFPPLFNRYGGTANAFGDHVDNAIRYVPGSPTGERVRTDISCTLFFADPADYDGGELVIEDTYGRQQVKLPAGDMVLYPGTSVHRVEPVTRGHRIASFFWIESMVRSDEQRRLLFDMDQHLMSLRTRHGETDPAVIGLTGTYHNLLRAWADT, encoded by the coding sequence ATGCTCCAGCACATCCAGCAGGTCTTGACCCCCGACGAAGTCCGCACTGCCCGCGAGATCCTCGCGCGTGCGCCCTGGGGCGACGGCCGGGTGACCGCCGGCATGCAATCGGCCCTGGCCAAGAACAACGAGCAGCTGCCGCAAGACTGCCCCGAAGCGCGCGCGCTGCAGCAGATCGTGCTGCAAGGCCTCAACCGCCACGCGGTGTTCTTCTCGGCGGCGCTGCCGAAGAAGGTCTTCCCGCCGCTCTTCAACCGCTACGGCGGCACCGCCAACGCCTTCGGCGACCACGTCGACAACGCCATCCGCTACGTGCCCGGCTCGCCCACCGGCGAACGGGTGCGCACCGACATCAGCTGCACCCTCTTCTTCGCCGACCCCGCCGACTACGACGGCGGCGAGCTGGTGATCGAAGACACCTACGGCCGCCAGCAGGTCAAGCTGCCGGCCGGCGACATGGTGCTCTACCCCGGCACCAGCGTGCACCGCGTCGAGCCCGTCACACGTGGCCACCGCATCGCAAGCTTCTTCTGGATCGAGAGCATGGTGCGCAGCGACGAGCAGCGCCGCCTGCTCTTCGACATGGACCAGCACCTGATGAGCCTGCGCACACGCCACGGCGAGACCGACCCGGCGGTGATCGGCCTCACCGGCACGTACCACAACCTCCTGCGCGCCTGGGCCGACACCTGA
- a CDS encoding TonB-dependent receptor, translated as MAQQSAPAAVPAASAASPASAANEPVVTLPTIRIKAEPAEPSGKQDYQATTTRIGKGKQELRDVPQSVTVVTERLIDDRNVDTLKQALHQTAGISFLAAEGGEEDIRLRGFSLQAAGDVFIDGMRDPAFYERDSFNWDRLELLRGSASMLFGRGSTGGAVNQVTKQPQLSNDYEVSTTLGTGNYMRSTLDFNQRTGETTAVRINTMLTQADNYGNKIDNKGIAPTIKYGIGTPDEVSVGLYHLENNGGINYGLPWVPQGASGNGDRLWTTDPKNYYGLASDYLRGSTTQGNLVHTHKFDDSSELRTAFRQARYTRDQRASTIRFAPMASQPGGVPVTADTFSDATVLNRGTPTPKIMNMDTRYLQSDYNGKFNLGGYSHAVVGGMDYADESFENFGLSPVSPVLTKPTTTVGNPNDGASIDEGSRITRVTQTFRAKALGVYIQDLVQVAPAWKVLGGLRWDHFAGRYAQPQDGVVRERTDALWSHRFGILFQPTATQSYHFSYGTSFNTSGDTYRYDALGSNTGPEGSRNFELGAKLDTADGKFTTRVALFHATKYNERNRDEPTADNYALSGARHAAGLELDMMGRPHPLWEVFASYSFIPDAKIDKAASNGDTLLSGETVGMRPGLTPRHTGTLWATYKVLPKWRVGGGLNARSSDRPQQSTITAPRYITGDLMTEFEATDVATFKLNVTNVTDEHYADMLYRGHYIPGKGRTVQLNMTLKF; from the coding sequence ATGGCGCAGCAGTCGGCGCCCGCCGCCGTGCCGGCGGCTTCGGCGGCCTCTCCGGCATCTGCGGCCAACGAACCCGTGGTGACGCTGCCCACCATCCGCATCAAGGCCGAGCCCGCCGAGCCGTCGGGCAAGCAGGACTACCAGGCCACCACCACCCGCATCGGCAAGGGCAAGCAGGAGCTGCGTGACGTGCCGCAGTCGGTGACCGTCGTCACCGAGCGCCTGATCGACGACCGCAACGTCGACACCCTGAAGCAGGCCCTGCACCAGACCGCGGGCATCTCCTTCCTCGCCGCCGAAGGGGGCGAAGAAGACATCCGCCTGCGCGGCTTCTCCCTGCAGGCCGCGGGCGACGTCTTCATCGACGGCATGCGCGACCCGGCCTTCTACGAGCGCGACTCCTTCAACTGGGACCGCCTGGAGCTGCTGCGCGGCTCGGCCTCGATGCTCTTCGGCCGCGGCTCCACCGGCGGTGCGGTCAACCAGGTGACCAAGCAGCCGCAGCTGTCGAACGACTACGAGGTCAGCACCACCCTCGGCACCGGCAACTACATGCGCTCGACGCTGGACTTCAACCAGCGCACCGGTGAAACCACGGCGGTGCGCATCAACACCATGCTCACGCAGGCCGACAACTACGGCAACAAGATCGACAACAAGGGCATCGCACCCACCATCAAGTACGGCATCGGCACGCCCGACGAGGTGTCGGTCGGCCTCTACCACCTCGAGAACAACGGCGGCATCAACTACGGCCTGCCCTGGGTGCCGCAGGGCGCGAGCGGCAACGGCGACCGGCTCTGGACGACCGACCCGAAGAACTACTACGGGCTGGCCAGCGACTACCTGCGCGGCAGCACGACGCAGGGCAACCTCGTGCACACCCACAAGTTCGACGACAGCAGCGAGCTGCGCACCGCCTTTCGCCAGGCCCGCTACACCCGCGACCAGCGGGCGAGCACGATACGTTTTGCGCCGATGGCCAGCCAGCCGGGCGGGGTGCCCGTCACCGCCGACACCTTCAGCGATGCCACGGTGCTGAACCGCGGCACACCCACGCCGAAGATCATGAACATGGACACCCGCTATTTGCAAAGTGACTACAACGGGAAGTTCAACCTGGGTGGCTACAGCCATGCGGTGGTCGGCGGCATGGACTACGCAGACGAGTCCTTCGAAAACTTTGGCCTTTCACCGGTCAGCCCTGTCCTCACGAAACCCACCACGACGGTGGGGAACCCGAACGATGGCGCCAGCATCGACGAAGGGTCGCGTATCACCCGGGTGACGCAGACTTTCCGCGCCAAGGCGCTTGGCGTCTACATCCAGGATCTGGTCCAGGTCGCACCCGCATGGAAGGTGCTCGGCGGTCTGCGCTGGGATCACTTTGCCGGGCGCTACGCGCAGCCGCAAGACGGCGTGGTGCGTGAGCGAACCGATGCCCTCTGGAGCCATCGCTTCGGCATCCTGTTTCAGCCGACCGCAACGCAGTCGTACCACTTCTCCTATGGCACCTCGTTCAACACCTCTGGCGACACCTATCGCTATGACGCGCTCGGTTCGAACACCGGCCCGGAGGGCAGCCGCAACTTCGAGCTGGGCGCCAAGCTCGACACAGCCGACGGCAAGTTCACCACTCGGGTGGCCCTGTTCCACGCCACCAAATACAACGAACGCAACCGCGACGAACCCACGGCGGACAACTACGCACTTTCGGGGGCCCGCCACGCCGCAGGCCTTGAACTGGACATGATGGGCCGGCCGCACCCACTCTGGGAAGTATTCGCCTCCTACTCGTTCATTCCCGACGCCAAGATCGACAAGGCCGCCTCCAACGGCGACACGCTCTTGTCGGGTGAGACCGTCGGTATGCGCCCCGGCCTGACGCCTCGCCACACCGGCACCCTGTGGGCCACCTACAAGGTGCTGCCGAAATGGCGCGTCGGCGGTGGCCTGAATGCCCGCAGCTCGGACCGGCCGCAGCAGAGCACGATCACCGCGCCGCGCTACATCACCGGCGACCTGATGACCGAGTTCGAGGCCACCGACGTCGCGACCTTCAAGCTCAATGTGACCAACGTGACCGACGAGCACTACGCCGACATGCTTTACCGCGGCCACTACATCCCGGGCAAGGGTCGCACGGTCCAGCTCAACATGACCCTGAAGTTCTGA
- a CDS encoding hemin uptake protein HemP, with protein sequence MTPPPIDRPSVHEAQPAAPVPAEPRISSRQLLGDAKEVLIEHRGAVYRLRETSLGKLILTK encoded by the coding sequence ATCACCCCGCCGCCGATCGACCGGCCCTCGGTGCACGAGGCCCAGCCCGCCGCGCCGGTGCCGGCCGAGCCGCGCATCTCCAGTCGCCAGCTGCTCGGCGATGCGAAGGAGGTGCTGATCGAGCACCGCGGCGCCGTCTACCGCTTGCGCGAGACCTCGCTCGGCAAGCTCATCCTCACCAAGTAA
- a CDS encoding biopolymer transporter ExbD: MAFASFDNRSAGAPMAEINMVPLIDVMLVLLVIFIVTAPLLTQAVKLELPKASSQPNVTQADKIEFGIDANGGLFWNGEPVERAEAARRFAVESQRQPQPEVHLKADQAVAYRVVAQTLADASKAGLTKVGFISEPETP, encoded by the coding sequence ATGGCCTTCGCAAGCTTCGACAACCGCAGCGCCGGCGCGCCCATGGCCGAGATCAACATGGTGCCGTTGATCGACGTGATGCTGGTGCTGCTGGTGATCTTCATCGTGACCGCACCACTGCTCACGCAGGCCGTGAAGCTCGAGCTGCCCAAGGCGAGCTCTCAGCCCAACGTGACGCAGGCCGACAAGATCGAGTTCGGCATCGACGCCAACGGCGGCCTCTTCTGGAACGGCGAGCCGGTGGAGCGCGCCGAGGCCGCACGCCGCTTTGCCGTCGAAAGCCAGCGCCAGCCGCAGCCCGAGGTGCACCTGAAGGCCGACCAGGCTGTGGCCTACCGCGTGGTGGCGCAGACCCTGGCCGATGCGTCCAAGGCGGGCCTCACCAAGGTCGGCTTCATCAGCGAGCCCGAGACGCCGTGA
- a CDS encoding MotA/TolQ/ExbB proton channel family protein: protein MNADTSLGFAHFIAQSDVVGKTLLAILVLMSVVSWAIIAIKGLTLLARKKRSEAFLSFFWNASSLDAVASEIVTHGANDPFSHLTSHAMSARAHHAKYGAAKLEEAGTAGDFVTRTIKKVLDEETTRLENGLAMLATVGATAPFVGLFGTVWGVYHALVAIGISGAGTLDKVAGPVGEALIMTGLGLAVAIPAVMGYNWLTRANRVILSKLDAFAYELHTFVSMGQPLSGEVVPLRNGGTPARAAA, encoded by the coding sequence ATGAATGCAGACACCTCCTTGGGCTTCGCCCATTTCATTGCCCAGAGCGACGTGGTCGGCAAGACCTTGCTCGCGATCCTGGTGCTGATGTCCGTCGTCTCCTGGGCCATCATCGCGATCAAGGGCCTGACCCTGCTCGCGCGCAAGAAGCGCAGCGAAGCCTTCCTGTCGTTCTTCTGGAACGCGAGCTCGCTCGACGCGGTGGCCTCCGAGATCGTGACGCACGGTGCCAACGACCCGTTCTCGCACCTCACCAGCCACGCGATGAGCGCCCGTGCGCACCACGCGAAGTACGGCGCCGCGAAGCTGGAAGAAGCCGGCACGGCCGGCGACTTCGTCACCCGCACCATCAAGAAGGTGCTCGACGAAGAAACCACGCGCCTCGAGAACGGGCTCGCGATGCTCGCCACCGTCGGCGCCACGGCGCCTTTCGTCGGCCTCTTCGGCACCGTGTGGGGCGTGTACCACGCGCTCGTCGCCATCGGCATAAGCGGCGCCGGCACGCTCGACAAGGTGGCCGGCCCCGTGGGCGAGGCGCTGATCATGACGGGCCTGGGCCTCGCGGTCGCGATCCCCGCGGTGATGGGCTACAACTGGCTCACGCGTGCCAACCGCGTGATCCTCTCCAAGCTCGACGCCTTCGCCTACGAGCTGCACACCTTCGTGTCGATGGGCCAGCCCTTGTCGGGCGAGGTGGTGCCGCTGCGCAACGGCGGCACGCCGGCCCGCGCGGCCGCCTGA